Part of the Mycolicibacterium thermoresistibile genome, CCCTACGAAGACCTGTTGCGCCTGGTGCTCGAGCGCGGCACCCCGAAGGCCGACCGCACCGGCACCGGCACCCGCAGCCTGTTCGGCCACCAGATGCGCTACGACCTGTCCGCCGGCTTCCCGCTCATCACCACCAAGAAGGTGCACACCAAGTCGGTGATCTACGAGCTGCTGTGGTTCCTGCGCGGCGACTCCAACGTGCGCTGGTTGCAGGACCGCGGCGTCACGATCTGGGACGAGTGGGCCGACGACGACGGTGAGCTGGGCCCGGTCTACGGGGTGCAGTGGCGGTCCTGGCCGACCCCGTCGGGGGAGCACGTCGACCAGATCAGCGCGGCGCTGGAGCTGCTGCGCACCGATCCGGATTCGCGCCGCATCATCGTCTCGGCCTGGAACGTCGCCGACCTCGACGAGATGGCGCTGCCGCCGTGTCACACGCTGTTCCAGTTCTACGTCGCCGGCGGGCGGCTGAGTTGCCAGCTGTATCAGCGCAGCGCCGACCTGTTCCTGGGGGTGCCGTTCAACATCGCCAGCTACGCGCTGCTCACCCACATGATGGCGGCGCAGGCCGGCCTGCAGGTAGGGGAGTTCATCTGGACCGGCGGCGACTGCCACATCTACGACAACCACGTCGAGCAGGTGCGGTTGCAGCTGAGCCGCGATCCGCGCCCGTATCCGGAACTCGAACTGGCGCCGCGGGATTCGATCTTCGACTACACCTTCGAGGACGTCGTCATCCGGAACTATGACCCGCATCCGGCGATCAAGGCGCCGGTCGCGGTATGAGCGCAGGAGAGTCCCCGCGCGAGGTCGGGCTGATCTGGGCGCAGTCGACGTCCGGGGTCATCGGACGTGACGGCGGGCTGCCCTGGCAGCTGCCCGAGGATCTTGCCCGGTTCAAGGAGATCACCATGGGCCACACCGTGGTGATGGGCCGGCGCACCTGGGAGTCGTTGCCGGCCGCGGTGCGTCCGCTGCCGGGCCGCAAGAACGTGGTGCTGTCCCGCCGGTCCGACTATCCGGCCGAGGGCGCGCAGGTGGTGCACACGTTGGACGACGCGCTCGGCGACGGTGAGACCTGGGTGATCGGTGGTGCCGAGATCTTCGGGCTGGCACTGGAGGTGGCCACCAGGTGCGAGGTCACCGAGATCGAGATCGATCTGCGGCGGCGGGAGGGCG contains:
- a CDS encoding thymidylate synthase, giving the protein MPTPYEDLLRLVLERGTPKADRTGTGTRSLFGHQMRYDLSAGFPLITTKKVHTKSVIYELLWFLRGDSNVRWLQDRGVTIWDEWADDDGELGPVYGVQWRSWPTPSGEHVDQISAALELLRTDPDSRRIIVSAWNVADLDEMALPPCHTLFQFYVAGGRLSCQLYQRSADLFLGVPFNIASYALLTHMMAAQAGLQVGEFIWTGGDCHIYDNHVEQVRLQLSRDPRPYPELELAPRDSIFDYTFEDVVIRNYDPHPAIKAPVAV
- a CDS encoding dihydrofolate reductase gives rise to the protein MSAGESPREVGLIWAQSTSGVIGRDGGLPWQLPEDLARFKEITMGHTVVMGRRTWESLPAAVRPLPGRKNVVLSRRSDYPAEGAQVVHTLDDALGDGETWVIGGAEIFGLALEVATRCEVTEIEIDLRRREGDAMAPVLDESWVGTVGEWRTSRSGLRYRYYHYTRV